In Sciurus carolinensis chromosome 17, mSciCar1.2, whole genome shotgun sequence, one genomic interval encodes:
- the LOC124968041 gene encoding olfactory receptor 18-like yields MYLVTVLGNLLIILAVSSDSHLHTPMYFFLSNLSLADICFISTTVPKMIVDILTHSRAISYVGSLTQMSFLIIFGCMDDLLLTVMAYDRYVAICHPLHDPVIMNPHLCVFFVFVSLLLSLLESQLHNLIILQFAYFKNVDIYNFCCEPAQILNLDCSDSFIKNIVKYFVGAIFGLFPISVILFSYYKIVSSILQIPSPGGKYKAFSTCGSHLSVVCLFYGTSVGMYLGSAVSHSPRKGVASSVMYTIVTPMLNSFIYSLRNRDIKNSLRMLHSEKVYVRT; encoded by the coding sequence atgtacctggtcacagtgcttgggaacctgctcatcatcctggctgtcagctctgactctcacctccacacccccatgtacttcttcctctccaacctgtccttggctgacaTCTGCTTCATCTCCACCACAGTCCCAAAGATGATTGTGGACATCCTAACTCACAGCAGAGCCATCTCCTATGTGGGCTCCCTGACACAGATGTCTTTCCTTATCATTTTTGGATGTATGGATGACCTacttctgactgtgatggcctatgaccggtatgtggccatctgtcacccactGCATGACCCAGTTATTATGAACCCTCACCTCtgtgtcttctttgtttttgtgtcaCTTTTACTTAGCCTTCTGGAGTCCCAGTTGCACAATCTGATCATCCTACAGTTTGCCTACTTCAAGAATGTGGACATTTATAATTTCTGCTGTGAACCTGCTCAAATCCTTAATCTTGACTGTTCTGATTCCTTCATCAAAAACATAGTCAAATATTTTGTTGGTGCTATATTTGGGCTTTTTCCCATCTCAGTAATTCTCTTCTCTTACTATAAGATTGTTTCTTCCATTCTGCAAATTCCATCCCCAGGAgggaagtacaaagccttctccacctgtgggtctcacctctcagtagtttgcttattttatggaacAAGTGTTGGAATGTACCTTGGGTCAGCTGTTTCACATTCTCCCAGAAAGGGTGTGGCTTCCTCAGTGATGTACACAAttgtcacccccatgctgaattccttcatctacagtctgaggaacagggacattaaaaatTCCCTAAGGATGTTGCACAGTGAAAAAGTCTATGTCAGGACCTGA